The DNA segment TTATCACGGAATACCGTCCAATGGAAAAAAACTCTCACACACCCACCTGTTGTTATTGAACTCCCCGCGTAGCCGCAAGGGATTCCCGGCCTAATGAAACAGATAGCCCGCACCCTCACCGACTGCGAAGATGGATTCCTTAAAGACAAAACGTACCTGATTCACGACAGAGATCCACTGTATCGAACAGAAGGATTCCACGCTCTGCTCAAAACCTCCGGCGTAGAACCTGTAAGACTGCCGGCACACAGTCCCGACCTGAACGCCTATGCAGAAAGGTTCGTCAGGTCAGTAAAATCAGAATGCCTTGACCATCTGATTCTGTCGTCCGTCGAACAGCTCGAGTACGTTCTTGGTGAATACAGCAACTATTATCACCACGAGCGCATTCACCAATCACTGGGCAGAATCATCGAACCAAAGCACCAGCTTGACGAAACAGCCGATATCAGGTGCATTGAACGCCTCGGCGGACTGCTGAAATCCTACCACCGCCTGGCCGCGTAGCAGGAAGTCCCGTTGACAAACTAATCAGGCCTATGACATCCCCGCAACCCGTGCGTCAACACTGGCAATATTTACCACTTCCATCAAGTTGTAACCGACCAGGCCCACTGCCTACGCTGTCAATTACGGACGCAATTCCGAATCTTAACTTGTTAAAGACAACATTTTAAGCACAGATGACTTTTTGCACCCCACGCGAGCCAAAGTTTGAAATCTCAGCAGGAATGGATTCCCCTTTATCATAAAATCATACACAATTTACCAACGGTCGAAAAGTCGGAGAACAAGGCTTAACGTGCTGTTTTCACCTTCTCGTTATCATCAACAACCTCTTCTGTCTTTCGCTTTTGCAGATAAGTTGTCTTGTTGAGTTTCGGATACCCTTCTTTGCGTATCCGGTCACCCAAGGCCTGAAAGTTCTTGCGAGCATCATCCGGAATACCGCCGTCTATATCCAGACCGGTATTGAGGAGCAAGTTGGCATTATTATCTGAAGCACTCTCAAGCATTCGCCACAACTTAGCTGGTGACCAACACTTCGCATTCTTACGCCACGCCCAACTACCTGTCGAAGTCACACATATCTCGGCTTTTTTGCCATAATTCTTACTCCAGGCTTCATCTGCCAACTTCCGAATCCTTCTATTCTCGGGACTGTTACCGGGATAGGCACCTGCTATCGAACCAAGATGTCGCTCACCAATAAGAAAATCCTCAGTACCTGTCGCCCCAGTCTTGAAACCGATCAAAGCATGTGGCTGGTGTTCATGGATCAGATCATAAAACTCCTGCATTTTGAACATCTCTGGATTCGCAAGAACACCACCGAGTGTGTCGAACCAGAACCCCGCAACGGGCCCGTATTTTTCACAAAGCTCGCTCAATTGATTCTTGCAGAACTGGCGGTAAATCTCAAAATCCTCTTCCTTTGCATACCTGAAGTAATCCGGCTTGGCCTTGTAGTGGGGCCGGGCACAACCATAGAGATTCGAAGGCATAAAGTATGGGTGCGTCCAGTCAATACCTATCGAATAGTAAATAAACAACGGCATGTCTTCTGCGTGGCAGGCCTGAGCAAGTTCTCCGAGGAAATCCCGCTTTGCCTGATAATCCATACTGTCCCAGTCAGTGTAAGCTGAATCCCACAGACAGAAACCATCATGGTGCTTTGCAACGAATGTGATGTAATTCATCCCGCTGGCGCGAGCAAACTTTACAATCTCTTCAGCATCAAAATCTTTGCCCGTAAATCTTGCAGCCGTCTTCTTGTATTCCTCAAGCGGTATTCTGGAATAGAACATCTGCCACTCAGCTTCATAAGGGCCCCAGACACCCCAGTGAATAAACAGCCCCATGCGAGCTTGATCAAACCACTTAAAATTTGCCTGCCGAGGATTCTCAGCGTACAACTTCGCATGGTCCTCGAGATAACCGGGAACAGTTTTCTCCCCTGCCAGCGCGAGGGACGCCAAAGAAACTACCACAAGGATCAGTAAACACTTTTTTTCATAACTCTTTTTCATTACGCTACGCCCTTATGAATGACAGATGTAATAAAAAGCACAGGCAACTGCCCAAAGTAGCTGAAATGGCCAGTTGCCTTAACGTTTTCAGGTCACAAACAAATCAGTCACAGTTGCTTTCGGGTATCAAACTGCAATTCAGCCAACTGCTCGCGAACATCGCAAAATCTGCGAGATTAACCTTGCAATCGCCCGTAAAATCAGGATGAATTAAGAAACTATGAAAGCCAGACACCTTTAAAGCCACCTCAATCACATAGCCTTCTTATTAAAGCACTTACAAACACAGACCTTAACACAATTAACCGTCAACGCTTAACATAAATGCAATCACAGAGTTTAAACACCTTCAACTCGCCGTGTCAATTAGCCACTCTCACCAAATTCCATAAATAGTATAGGCAGCCTGCCAGCACTATCAACAATAAAGCTCTTAGTACGGCCTTTCCCAACAAATAAAAAACCAAATCCCCACCCCCCTCGCCGAATCCCCCAGCCGCACTATTTAGCAGTCCACCCGGAATGGACACGCCCCAAAGTCCTCGCAGGCGCGGCCATTGAACCCTTCCCCCACCGTCTCGCCATAAAAAAAGGGACACGCCCATCGGACATGTCCCTTCTGTATTGAATGCCTGGCAAACGCGTAAGATACGCTTATTCGCTCTTGGCTTCCTCAGCTTCTTTAGCCGCCTTTGCAGCCGCTTCTGCTGCAGCCTTGGCCGCCTCAGCTGCCTCTTCAGCGGCCTTTTCTGCTGCTATCTTTTCCGCCTTAGTGAAAGGCTTGCCCTTCTTACGGGCAATTTCCAGAGCCTTCTGACGGCGTTTCTTCCTCGCTTCACCGATCTTGGTTGTCACGCCCTTCTTGGCGAGGATATCAACAACCGTATCACTGGGAACTGCACCCTTTTCGATCCAGTACTTGGCACGCTCCAGATCGATCACGATCTGCTTTTCTTCGTCCTTCTCGATAGGATCATAGTGACCGATCTTCTCGAGGATCCTGCCGTCACGCGGATTGCGCGACTCGATAGCGTGGATCCTGAAGAAAGGTCTGTGCCTGCGACCTATCCTTGTCAATCTCAGTTTAACTGCCATTACTACTTCCTTTCAAACTTTCTCTATATGTCAAATTTTCGAGAACCGCTTATCGGTTCACGAAACACGTTTACATTCCAGACTGTAGCCGTTTATAAATATCGCAAAAACAGCCTCGTCAACCTTCGCATCCTGAGCGATCCGCTCTACCTGCTCATCCGTCAGGCTCGTCGCGTTGGCCTTTTCCTCGGGCGTCATGATCGCTACCGCCCGCCGGATCTGCTCCAGTTCCTCATGGCTGGGCGATTCGAGCATCCCGAGCTCACCCGAGCCGCGATTGTCCCCGAACTGCCGTCTGACCTGTCGGCCATACTCATCGCCAACAAAGCGAGCGACCTTTTCGAGGTACTGCTCCAGAGACATCCGCGATTTTGACGAAGCCGTCATTTTAATTCACAAATTCCAAAACGCTATATAAAATCAGAAAAAAACACGATTTTTGTGCCCGCAGAAGCATTCTCAGCCCCCACAAACTGCAAAATCCGCCCCCGTCAGCGGCGTTTCTTGATCTTGCCGCGTCTGCGTATCGTCTTTTTACGCTTGCTGCGTTGCTTAATCTTCTTGCCGCCCTGCATCATACTCGCCATGTCCATCCTGCCGGACATAAGCCCTTTCAAACCGCCCATACCGCCGCTGCTCACGACCTTCATCATATCCCGGCTGCGCTTGAACGTCTTGACCAGTGAAGCGACCTCGTTCGGCGTCCTGCCGCAACCGCGCGCGATACGCCGTCTGCGCGAAGCGCTTATAGTTTCCGGATCCCGGCGCTCCTCCTCTGTCATCGAGTGGATGATCCCCTCCATCTTGCCGATCTCGCCGTCGTCGATATCCATATTACCGAGCTGCTGACCTACGCCCGGCAGCAGCTTGAGCATACTGCTCATCCCGCCCATCTTCTTCATGGCCTTCATCTGCTTGAGGAAGTCGTCAAAGCCGAAGGTGCCCTTCTGCATCTTCGTCTGCATTTTCTTCGCTTCCTCTTCATCGTACTGCTCCTGGGCCTTCTCAACCAGGGTAACCACGTCACCCATGCCCAGAATACGACTTGCCATCCTGTCCGGATGAAACTCTTCGATCTTGTCGAGCTTTTCACCGACACCAATGAACTTGATCGGCTTGCCCGTAACGGCCTTGACACTCAAAGCAGCACCGCCTCGTGCGTCACCGTCAAGCTTGGTCAGTATCACGCCGTCCAGTTCCAGACGGTCGTTAAATTCCTTCGCCGACGTAACCGCGTCCTGGCCGATCATCGCGTCGCAAACCAGGTATATCTGGTGCGGCGTGACCGCCTTGGCTACATCGGAAACCTCGCCCATCATCTCTTCATCGATGTGCAGCCGCCCCGCCGTATCCAGGATAGCAACGTCGTAACCGCCCTGCTTACAACGCTTTATGCCGTTTTTCGCCACGCGGACCGCATCTTTCGTGTCCTCTGTATAAACCTCGACATCGATCTGCTCACCGAGCGTCACCAACTGATCGATAGCCGCAGGCCTCTGCAGGTCGTCCGCGATCATCATCGGCTTTTTGCCCTTGCTGATCAGATATTTCGCCAGCTTAGCAGCAGTCGTCGTTTTACCGCAACCCTGCAGACCCGCAAGCATTATTATAGTAGGACCGGGCGAGACAAAGTAAACCTGCGTATCCACGGGCCCCATCAGCTTGGTCAACTCATCATTTACGATCTTGACCATCACCTGACCGGGATGCAGCGACTTGACCACTTCCTGGCCCATGGCTGCTTCCTGCACGTCCTTGCAGAACTGCTTGGCCACTTTATAGTTTACATCCGCCTCCAGCAGGGCTTTTCGCACCTCACGCATGGCCTCCTTGACGTTGGCCTCGGTGATCTTGCCTTTACCGGAAAGCGATTTAAATACCGAATTAAATTTCTGCGTTAAAGCATCAAACAATGTAAGTCACCCTGAATAAAGAAGTTTCGCAAATTTTACAGGCGCAGGGATACCGAGCAATTAAACATGGAATTCTACGCACCAAAGCCCGATTGTTCAAGAAAAAACTCGAATTTGCCAACCTCAACACCCCTAACGACCCAAAATTCCCCACTTTAGCGTGCATTTCACCCCCGAACCTCGCTGTAATTCGGCAATATTGACAACTTTATCGAAAAAAACCTTGTCTTGACGGCTCAAATCCGTATACTGGGCAATTCTTTGTAGAGCTCGGTAGCGGTTGTGCGCCGTCCCGGGTCGGAATGATTGAATTTTTACCCATGTTTACGGGTAAGAAACGGACAGGAGATATAACCGTGAAGACAGAAATTCTCGAATCAGTAGAAAGCAAGAGCCTCAAGCAGGAACTGCCCCACTTTGAAGTGGGCGACACAGTACAGGTTCACTGCAAGATCAAAGAAGGCGAAAAAGAACGTATCCAGCTTTTCAGCGGTACGGTCATCGCTCGAAACGGCCGCGGCATCAACGAAACCTTCACCGTTCGCAGAATGATCGGCGACGAAGGCGTTGAGCGTGTTTTCCCGCTCCACTCGCCGAACGTCGTTACAGTCGAACCGATGCGATCCAGCAAGGTCCGCCGTGCAAAGCTCTACTTCCTCCGCGAACGTCGCGGCAAGGGCGTAAGACTCGCACAGCGTCGTAGCGATCACACTGCCCGCAGGTAATCGGGATCCCGGAAGTGCTCTGGTTCCCGGCCCTGAGAAAAAGGCTCCGCTCCAACTCCGCCAAACTCGGCAAGTGGGGCGAGAAGAAAAGCCTCAAGTTTCTCAAGAACAAGGGCCTCAAACCGATAACCACCAACTTCCGCGGCAGGTCCGGCGAGATCGACCTGATAATGAGCGATACCGACGGCAGGATCATTTTCGTCGAAGTCAAAACAAGGGCCAGCGAACACAAAGCGCTGGCCCATACTGCAGTTACACCACGCAAGCAAAAGCACCTCATCCGCACCGCCCGTGATTTCTGCCGTCAGTACAGCCTCAACGACCGTCCCATGCGTTTCGACGTGATCGCGGTAGTCCTCCCCGCCACCGGCCCGGCCGAAATTCGCCATTACGAAAACGCCTTTCGCCCCTGAACACAATCGCAAACAGGAGAAAACATAATGCAGTTGATCGACACACACGCACACCTGACGTTCCCCGAGATTGAAACGCAGGTCGAAGACGTACTCGCCCGCAGCCGCGAAGCAGGCGTCGACCGCTGGATCACCATCGGCACCGACCCCGAACAGATCGAAAAGACCATCGAACTCGCCCGCCGCCACGACAACATGTGGGCCGCCGTCGGCGTTCATCCCCACCACGCATCAGAAGTCGATCAGCCCCACCTTGACCGCATTCGCGAACTCGCAGCAGACCCCAAGGTCGTCGCCATCGGCGAAGCGGGCCTCGACTATCACTATGAACTCAGCGTCCGCGACAAGCAGAAAGAGGTTTTCCGCGCCCAGCTCCAGATCGCTGCCGACACAAACCTCCCCATCGTAGTCCACACCCGCAAGGCGTTCGAAGACAGCATGGAAATCCTGGACGAATTCGCGGGCAAACTCAAGAACGTCGTCATCCACTGCTACTCCGGCACACCCGAACAGACACAGCAGGTCCTCGACCGCGGCTTCTACATTTCATTCACCGGCATCGTCACCTTCAAACGCACCGACGACGTCCGTGAAGTCGCAAAGATGGTCCCCCTCGACCGCATGATGATAGAAACCGACACCCCCTACATCTCCCCCGAACCAGTCCGCAAACAAAAACCCAACGAACCGGCCCTGATGATCCACACCGCAAAACTCCTCGCCAACCTCCACGGACTGCCCCTTGAAACCTTCGCCCAAAAAGTAACCGCCACCAGCGAAAAATTCTTCAACCTTGCATAGCGTCATCATGACGGTATAATACCAAAGAGCGTATTTGATGCGTTTTTATGACAAACCAGAATATCTTCATTAAGAGTTCTAATTTTCGCTAAGGGAACGCAATGATGGAATTCGAAAATCTTGTGATGGTTTTTGTAGGCTTTTTTCTATTGGTTTTGATGTTAGTGGCACTGTTTGGTATCAAAAATTCATTTGCTAAAATACAAGCGGACATTCATAAGATCGCTGCAAAAATGGACCAGCAATCCGGCCCACAAGCCTAAACCCAGCATTCACCGCTTAGCAACCGCGATCCGGTCGTGCCTGGCAAAATCCTTCTCGATCCGCACCTCGCTGAACAGCCCCGTCCCTTCCAGCAGTTCCCGCACCGCGTCGCCCTGCTGATAGCCGATCTCCAGCATAACCGCGCCGTCCGGCTTCAAATACGTCGCAAGCTCCCCCATCATCCGCTCGTAAATATCCAGCCCCTTCTCCCCCGCGACCAGCGCCCTCGCCGGCTCATATTCCTTCACGTTCCTGTCCAGCCCCTCATACTCCGCCTCAGTCACGTAAGGCGGATTCGACACGATCAGATCAAACTGCTTATCCGCAAACCCTTCCACCGCCTCGAATAGATCGCCCCCGCAAAGCTCAACCTTCTCACCCAGCCCGTGCTTTTCTACGTTCCGCCCCGCAACCTCCATCGCCTCGTCGCAAATATCGGTCGCGATAACCTTCACATCCTCCACGCCTTTCGCAACCGCTGCCGCAATACATCCCGATCCCGTGCATAGCTCCAGCACATAACGCGGCACCTGCCGTTCACGCAAAAACTCGATCGCCCTCTCGACCAGTCCCTCCGTCTCAGGCCGCGGTATCAAAACCGCAGGTGAAACGTCTATCTGCATCGAATAAAATTCCGTATGCCCCACCAGGTACGCCACGGGCTCATGCTCGCCCGCCCGCTTTACCAGGTCCCGCAGCTTCGCCAACTTGTCCGGCCCGACCGGCTTATCGTAATGCATATAAAGCTGGATCCGCTCCAGCCCGAGAACATTCGAGAGCAGCATCTCCGCCGCCAGCCGAGGCGCATCCACGCCCTTGTTCTCGAAAAACGGTATCATCCAGTCAAGCAGCTTCTTAATCGTCCATGTCTGCGTCGCCATACAAAATTTCCATCGAAACTATGCAAATTGAAATTACAGCCGCACCTGCCGCGCTAAATATACATCTTGTCCATCATCCGCGGGAATGGTATGCACTGACGGATATGCTTTTCGCCCGTTATCCACGCAACCGTCCGCTCGACGCCCAATCCGAACCCTCCGTGCGGCACGGACCCGTACTTACGCAGATCCAGATACCACGAATAGTTCTCCGGATCGTAACCTTCCTCGTCAATCCGCTTCATTAAATAGTCGTAATCATCCTCACGCACACTACCGCCGATGATCTCTCCGAACCCCTCCGGCGCGAGCAGGTCGAAATTCTCGACCACATCCGTATTGCTCCGATCCGTCTTCATATAGAACGCCTTCGCACTCCGCGGATAATGCGTCACGAACACCGGCCGATCGTGCATCTGCGAAATGATCGTCTCATCCGAGCCGCCCAGGTCCTTGCCCCAGTTGAACTCCGCCGCCAGTTTCGCGTGCTTCGGATTGTTCTCGATCTTCTTCTCAAGCTCCTCAAGCTCCGTCCGCAGCTCGATCAGCATTCTCGCGTTCTTCTCACGCTTCCACTTCTTGACCCCGCCAGACTTCTCCTCCGCCTCGATATCCGCGATATGCTTTTCGATCTCCGTCTTGCGAGCCTTGAAAGACTCGAGCTGCTCGGCCATAAACTTCGCCGCCTTATCGCTCTTGAGAAGCTCCGCCGCCTCCGTATAAGTCATCCGCACGAACGGCGGCTTGATGTTCTCCAGATGCGGTATATCCGCCCCCAGCGTCTCAAGCTCGCCGCGATTCTTCTCCAGCACCTGCTGTACCACGAACGATACGAAATTCTCCCCAAGCTCCAGCAATCCCGGCAGATCGATATACGCAACCTCAGGCTCGACCATCCAGAACTCCGTCAAGTGCCTCCGCGTCTTGCTCTTTTCCGCGCGGAACGTCGGTCCAAAACAGTAGACCTTGCCGTAGCTCATCGCCGCCGACTCAAGATATAACTGCCCCGTCTGCGCCAGATACACCGGCTGACCGAAATAATCCACCTCGAACAGCGTCTGCTCACCCTCACCCGCCGTCGGCGCGAATATCGGCGTATCGATCAGCGTAAATCCGTTATCGTTGAAGAACCGTCGGATCGCATCGATCACCGTATGCCTTACCTTGCCTATCGCCCACTGCCTCTGCGATCGCAAATGCAGATGTCGATGCTTCAGCAGAAAGTCCACCCCATGCTCCTTGGGCGTGATCGGATAATCCGTCGCCTCGCATACCACCTCGGCACCCGTGACGCTCAGCTCATACCCGCCCACCGAACGCGGCTCCTCACGGCATGTCCCGGTAACTACCAGCGAAGACTCCTGCCCAAGCCGCTTGAGCTCGTCGAACTTTTCCTCCGCAAACTCCGCCTTCTCAACAATGCACTGGCAAAGCCCCGTTCCGTCCCGCAGGATCAGGAACACCAGCTTACCGCTCGAACGCGAATTATAAAGCCACCCCTGCAGCGAAACTTCTTCACCGACATGATCCTTCAGTTCACTGATCGTAGTCTTCTGTACCGCCATGATACCGCCTTAAAATCTCTCAAAGTTTGCAAATACAACACGCCGAAACCACATCGGCCGCCATGATCGTCACATTATAAACCCGCCCCATGCGATTTGTCGAGCAAATGATCCGCAATTCCCCGCACCAGTATCAGTCAAGCCGAACCTTTATCACGACCTTGCGAACATTCGCCGCCTCATCCAGCGTCCGCCCCGGCATATGTGCATCATGCGGATAGAACATAGCGAACATCCCCGGCTGCATGTTGATCGTCCCTGTATCTATCGAAGGCTCGTAAAACGCCACATCCCGCTCACCGTCATACGCCTCGATCTCGGCAAGATCACCGACATGGGCATGCCCGATCACCTCCGCCCCCGCCGTTATCAACTGTATATCCAGGTACCTGCGATGCGCCTCGAACCTGCCCAGCTCCCAGTCCTGCGTCTGGTATGAATCCACGTTGAAAAACAGCCGTTCGCCGTCGACCTCATACCGCCCGTCCGGCAACTGCGTAAAAGGCTGTCGCTGCAGCACTTCAAACGCACGCCCAAGATTACCACCGCCAAGCGCCGCATACCGCCCGGCATTCTCGATCCTGTCAAATACCACTTAATACTCCGTCATCACAAAGGCTCAGAACTCTCAACCCCGCCCTCATCGCTCTTAGGCTCGTCGGGTATTATCGCCCAGGCAACTATATACATAATTGCTACAGGTATGAAACCCGTAATAATAGCTGCAAATACCACGATCAGCCTGACCAGCGTCGGATCGATGTCATACGTCTCGCCGATCCCGCCGCAGACACCAAGCACCTTGCGATCCGTTCGCGACAAATACAACTTCCGCATAATTCGGCCTCCTCAAAAAACCTCGCTCAGTTGCTACTTATTATAGCATTTTTACCAGCGAAAAGCACCAGATCAAAAAAAGGCAGGCCCGAAAACCCGCCTTCTAATTTCCCTAGATATCCAGATTCTCACGCAGATAGGATTTCACCTGGTCAATATTGATCCGCTGCTGATCCATCGAATCACGCTCGCGAACCGTCACAGTGTCATCCTCCAGCGTCTGCCCGTCCACCGTCACGCAGTAAGGCGTACCCGCCTCGTCCTGCCTGCGGTAACGACGCCCAACAGCACCCTTCTCGTCATAGAAGCATGCAAAATGCTTCTTCAGATCGTTCGACAGCTTACCCGCGATCTCCGGCATGCCTTCCTTCTTCACCAGCGGGAACACAGCCGCCTTGATCGGCGCTATCGCAGGGTGGAACCTCAGCACATTACGCGTCTTACCCTTAACCTCTTCCTCGTCATACGCATCAACCAGAAACGCCAGCGTACTCCGGTCGATACCAGCCGAAGGCTCGATCACGTAAGGAATATACCGCTTCTTTTCCTGATCATCGAAGAATGACAACGGCCCCTTATGGTAATCCTCTGCCTCTTCCTTGAGCGTCACCTTCGTCAGATCCCGCCCGTTCTCGTACCAGTCGTTGATCGTCCGCATACCCCGCTGATGCTGCCGCAGGTCGTAATCGGTCCGGTTCGCGATCCCCTCCAGCTCCTGCCAGTCGCCCTGCCCGAACGGGAACTTATACTCCACGTCCACGCACGCTTTGGCGTAGTGAGCCAGCTCATCCGGATCATGATCCCGGAACCGCAGATTCTCTTTCTTGATGCCGTACTCGACATACCACTGGAACCGCTGTTCCTTCCAGTGCTTGTACCATTCCTCGTCCGTGCCCGGCTCGCAGAAAAACTCCATCTCCGCCTGCTCGAACTCACGCGTACGGAAGATAAACGCCTTAGTCGTCACCTCGTTACGAAAACTCTTACCGATCTGCGCGATACCGAACGGCACCTTCACCCGCGTGCTGTCCAGCACGTTCCGGAAATTCGCAAAAATACCCTGCGCCGTCTCGGGACGCAAAAATACCTTCATCTGATCGTCGACGTTCGCTCCCATCTCAGTCTGGAACATCAGCTTGAATTCCATCGGCGCCGAGAACTTCCCAACCGCCCCGCACGCAGGACACACCTTCTTATCCAGGTTCTTCGCATCCTTTGCCGCAAGCTCAGGATCGATATGCTCGGTATGCTCTTCCGCGCCTTCGGTCAGATGATCCACCCGCGAACGCGTATTGCACTTCTGACAAACCGTCACCAGGTCCGCAAATTTATCCGCATGACCGCTCGCCTTCCACACCAGTGGATGCATGAAGATCGACGAATCCAGCCCCACAACATCATCACGCATCTGCACCATGCTCTTCCACCATGCATTGCGCACGTTGCGCTTCAGCTCCGAGCCCAAAGGCCCGTAGTCATAACAGCTCGCCAGCCCGCCGTAGATCTCGCTCGACTGAAAAATAAACCCGCGCCGCTTGCAAAGTGAAACGATATCGTCCAGTTTTGTCAGTTTAGCCATAAAAAATTCCTGAATAAGCCCTCGTAAATTCGTTGTAAGTCGTTTTTCAAGCCGACATTGTACACCAAACCGCCCTGATTACAAGTTTATCACCTCCGGTTTTTATTAGAAGAAAACATTTCGATTCGCTATACTTATAGACAAGTAAACGATTTTACCGAACCCCGCCCCTCCCCGGGCAATTCACACAGGACGTAGATGGAACCGATACACGAACAAAAACAGTCAAGACTCAGAACCGCCGTCTTCGCGATCACGGTCTTTCTCGGCGCATTCCTGCTTTTCCAGGTCCAGCCGATCCTCGGCCGCTACGCCCTCCCCCTCTTCGGAG comes from the Anaerohalosphaera lusitana genome and includes:
- a CDS encoding integrase core domain-containing protein, whose product is MKQIARTLTDCEDGFLKDKTYLIHDRDPLYRTEGFHALLKTSGVEPVRLPAHSPDLNAYAERFVRSVKSECLDHLILSSVEQLEYVLGEYSNYYHHERIHQSLGRIIEPKHQLDETADIRCIERLGGLLKSYHRLAA
- a CDS encoding alpha-L-fucosidase, with protein sequence MKKSYEKKCLLILVVVSLASLALAGEKTVPGYLEDHAKLYAENPRQANFKWFDQARMGLFIHWGVWGPYEAEWQMFYSRIPLEEYKKTAARFTGKDFDAEEIVKFARASGMNYITFVAKHHDGFCLWDSAYTDWDSMDYQAKRDFLGELAQACHAEDMPLFIYYSIGIDWTHPYFMPSNLYGCARPHYKAKPDYFRYAKEEDFEIYRQFCKNQLSELCEKYGPVAGFWFDTLGGVLANPEMFKMQEFYDLIHEHQPHALIGFKTGATGTEDFLIGERHLGSIAGAYPGNSPENRRIRKLADEAWSKNYGKKAEICVTSTGSWAWRKNAKCWSPAKLWRMLESASDNNANLLLNTGLDIDGGIPDDARKNFQALGDRIRKEGYPKLNKTTYLQKRKTEEVVDDNEKVKTAR
- the rpsP gene encoding 30S ribosomal protein S16 — protein: MAVKLRLTRIGRRHRPFFRIHAIESRNPRDGRILEKIGHYDPIEKDEEKQIVIDLERAKYWIEKGAVPSDTVVDILAKKGVTTKIGEARKKRRQKALEIARKKGKPFTKAEKIAAEKAAEEAAEAAKAAAEAAAKAAKEAEEAKSE
- the ffh gene encoding signal recognition particle protein; amino-acid sequence: MFDALTQKFNSVFKSLSGKGKITEANVKEAMREVRKALLEADVNYKVAKQFCKDVQEAAMGQEVVKSLHPGQVMVKIVNDELTKLMGPVDTQVYFVSPGPTIIMLAGLQGCGKTTTAAKLAKYLISKGKKPMMIADDLQRPAAIDQLVTLGEQIDVEVYTEDTKDAVRVAKNGIKRCKQGGYDVAILDTAGRLHIDEEMMGEVSDVAKAVTPHQIYLVCDAMIGQDAVTSAKEFNDRLELDGVILTKLDGDARGGAALSVKAVTGKPIKFIGVGEKLDKIEEFHPDRMASRILGMGDVVTLVEKAQEQYDEEEAKKMQTKMQKGTFGFDDFLKQMKAMKKMGGMSSMLKLLPGVGQQLGNMDIDDGEIGKMEGIIHSMTEEERRDPETISASRRRRIARGCGRTPNEVASLVKTFKRSRDMMKVVSSGGMGGLKGLMSGRMDMASMMQGGKKIKQRSKRKKTIRRRGKIKKRR
- the rplS gene encoding 50S ribosomal protein L19, with the translated sequence MFTGKKRTGDITVKTEILESVESKSLKQELPHFEVGDTVQVHCKIKEGEKERIQLFSGTVIARNGRGINETFTVRRMIGDEGVERVFPLHSPNVVTVEPMRSSKVRRAKLYFLRERRGKGVRLAQRRSDHTARR
- a CDS encoding YraN family protein — translated: MLWFPALRKRLRSNSAKLGKWGEKKSLKFLKNKGLKPITTNFRGRSGEIDLIMSDTDGRIIFVEVKTRASEHKALAHTAVTPRKQKHLIRTARDFCRQYSLNDRPMRFDVIAVVLPATGPAEIRHYENAFRP
- a CDS encoding TatD family hydrolase; amino-acid sequence: MQLIDTHAHLTFPEIETQVEDVLARSREAGVDRWITIGTDPEQIEKTIELARRHDNMWAAVGVHPHHASEVDQPHLDRIRELAADPKVVAIGEAGLDYHYELSVRDKQKEVFRAQLQIAADTNLPIVVHTRKAFEDSMEILDEFAGKLKNVVIHCYSGTPEQTQQVLDRGFYISFTGIVTFKRTDDVREVAKMVPLDRMMIETDTPYISPEPVRKQKPNEPALMIHTAKLLANLHGLPLETFAQKVTATSEKFFNLA
- the prmC gene encoding peptide chain release factor N(5)-glutamine methyltransferase; translated protein: MATQTWTIKKLLDWMIPFFENKGVDAPRLAAEMLLSNVLGLERIQLYMHYDKPVGPDKLAKLRDLVKRAGEHEPVAYLVGHTEFYSMQIDVSPAVLIPRPETEGLVERAIEFLRERQVPRYVLELCTGSGCIAAAVAKGVEDVKVIATDICDEAMEVAGRNVEKHGLGEKVELCGGDLFEAVEGFADKQFDLIVSNPPYVTEAEYEGLDRNVKEYEPARALVAGEKGLDIYERMMGELATYLKPDGAVMLEIGYQQGDAVRELLEGTGLFSEVRIEKDFARHDRIAVAKR
- a CDS encoding asparagine--tRNA ligase gives rise to the protein MAVQKTTISELKDHVGEEVSLQGWLYNSRSSGKLVFLILRDGTGLCQCIVEKAEFAEEKFDELKRLGQESSLVVTGTCREEPRSVGGYELSVTGAEVVCEATDYPITPKEHGVDFLLKHRHLHLRSQRQWAIGKVRHTVIDAIRRFFNDNGFTLIDTPIFAPTAGEGEQTLFEVDYFGQPVYLAQTGQLYLESAAMSYGKVYCFGPTFRAEKSKTRRHLTEFWMVEPEVAYIDLPGLLELGENFVSFVVQQVLEKNRGELETLGADIPHLENIKPPFVRMTYTEAAELLKSDKAAKFMAEQLESFKARKTEIEKHIADIEAEEKSGGVKKWKREKNARMLIELRTELEELEKKIENNPKHAKLAAEFNWGKDLGGSDETIISQMHDRPVFVTHYPRSAKAFYMKTDRSNTDVVENFDLLAPEGFGEIIGGSVREDDYDYLMKRIDEEGYDPENYSWYLDLRKYGSVPHGGFGLGVERTVAWITGEKHIRQCIPFPRMMDKMYI
- a CDS encoding YhcH/YjgK/YiaL family protein; translated protein: MVFDRIENAGRYAALGGGNLGRAFEVLQRQPFTQLPDGRYEVDGERLFFNVDSYQTQDWELGRFEAHRRYLDIQLITAGAEVIGHAHVGDLAEIEAYDGERDVAFYEPSIDTGTINMQPGMFAMFYPHDAHMPGRTLDEAANVRKVVIKVRLD
- a CDS encoding PspC domain-containing protein codes for the protein MRKLYLSRTDRKVLGVCGGIGETYDIDPTLVRLIVVFAAIITGFIPVAIMYIVAWAIIPDEPKSDEGGVESSEPL